Proteins encoded by one window of Streptococcus sanguinis:
- a CDS encoding ABC transporter permease, protein MFRLAAKLAVSNLIKNRRLYYPFALATCVAVAISYIFNSLAFNPNLSKMTGASSVILVLVLGVVIVNITAGIIVFYANQFVMKNRSKELGLYGMLGLNKSHLFVMTFIELLIFGLVAVSLGLTIGLLFDQLIYAFLLKLMGTKVVLVSTFQPFVLVLIIIFYAFVFFCLLIKNGFYLRKFDALQLVKEKNSGEKKSRFLLLQTIIGMSSLAFGYYLALGVSNPMAAIIIFFVAVLFVILGTYLLFNAGTTVFLQFLKKKKTFYYQPDNMISVSNLIFRMKKNAIGLATISILSTMVLVTLSGGANIYAGGDYMQNAMFPHDFSIQGKEITGEVLDQALTEFVQEQQLQISKKVIYQYYTIGVRSRAGNQLDIYSKGQKSFTPNLYILAISESDYQGMTGQSLQLKDDEIAIFEQGLELDSKKDLQLADKNLKIKKKLKEDFVFGNLPDPMNMIVPEKIYMVAKNPSQIFSSLMNDYAVNVNYYGGLNLKLPKEEQRKLKEAYQEKLSSFNTTLPENQGIYGSVTAFDKQEIKGMLGGMFFIGIFLSIVFMLGTVLIIYYKQISEGYEDREGFVILQKVGLDEKQIKKTIRRQILIVFFLPLIFAFLHLAFAYHMLSLILSALGVLNATLMLVVTLGVCALFIAVYVGVFLITSRSYRKIVAM, encoded by the coding sequence GTGTTTCGATTAGCAGCAAAATTGGCGGTATCCAATCTGATTAAGAACCGCCGTCTCTATTATCCGTTTGCACTGGCTACCTGTGTGGCTGTAGCCATTTCTTATATTTTCAACTCCTTGGCTTTTAATCCCAATCTATCCAAAATGACAGGTGCCAGCTCTGTTATCCTCGTTTTGGTCCTAGGGGTTGTTATTGTAAACATCACAGCTGGAATTATTGTCTTTTATGCCAATCAATTTGTTATGAAGAATCGCTCCAAGGAGCTAGGGCTTTATGGTATGCTAGGTCTTAATAAGAGTCATCTCTTTGTTATGACCTTTATTGAGCTACTAATCTTCGGGCTAGTGGCTGTAAGCTTGGGGCTGACTATAGGTCTTCTCTTTGACCAGTTGATTTATGCCTTTTTGCTCAAGCTCATGGGTACCAAGGTGGTTCTAGTTTCGACATTTCAACCTTTTGTATTGGTATTGATTATCATTTTCTATGCTTTTGTATTTTTCTGTTTGCTAATTAAAAACGGCTTTTACTTAAGAAAGTTTGATGCTCTGCAATTAGTCAAAGAAAAAAATAGCGGGGAGAAAAAGAGTCGCTTTTTACTCTTGCAAACTATTATTGGTATGTCTTCTCTCGCTTTTGGCTATTATCTTGCTTTAGGTGTATCTAATCCGATGGCAGCCATTATCATTTTCTTCGTGGCCGTACTTTTTGTTATTCTAGGGACTTATCTGCTTTTTAATGCAGGAACAACTGTTTTCTTGCAATTTTTGAAAAAGAAGAAGACGTTTTATTATCAGCCTGATAACATGATTTCGGTATCTAATCTAATTTTTCGAATGAAGAAAAATGCAATCGGTTTAGCGACGATTTCTATTTTGTCGACAATGGTTCTGGTTACCTTATCTGGTGGAGCTAACATTTATGCTGGTGGTGATTATATGCAGAATGCCATGTTCCCGCATGATTTCAGTATCCAAGGAAAAGAAATAACAGGTGAGGTGCTGGATCAAGCTTTGACAGAGTTTGTTCAAGAGCAGCAGCTGCAGATTAGTAAAAAAGTTATTTACCAGTATTATACGATAGGAGTTAGAAGCCGAGCTGGTAATCAGCTAGATATTTATTCTAAGGGACAGAAATCATTCACTCCAAATCTTTATATTTTGGCCATTTCTGAGAGTGATTATCAAGGAATGACGGGTCAAAGTCTTCAGCTTAAAGATGATGAAATAGCCATATTTGAGCAAGGACTGGAACTAGACAGCAAAAAAGATTTACAGCTAGCTGATAAAAATTTAAAAATCAAGAAAAAATTAAAAGAAGATTTCGTTTTCGGTAATCTACCCGATCCGATGAATATGATAGTGCCTGAAAAAATCTATATGGTAGCTAAAAATCCGAGTCAAATCTTTTCTTCATTGATGAACGATTACGCTGTCAATGTTAACTATTATGGAGGATTAAATCTCAAGCTTCCAAAAGAAGAACAGAGAAAACTCAAAGAAGCATACCAAGAAAAGCTAAGCAGTTTTAATACCACCTTACCTGAAAATCAAGGTATTTATGGTTCGGTGACAGCCTTCGATAAGCAAGAAATAAAAGGAATGCTAGGTGGTATGTTCTTTATTGGAATTTTCTTATCAATCGTTTTTATGCTTGGAACTGTTCTTATCATCTACTACAAGCAGATTTCTGAAGGCTATGAAGATCGAGAAGGCTTTGTTATTTTACAAAAGGTTGGATTGGACGAAAAACAAATTAAGAAAACGATTCGTAGGCAAATTCTGATAGTCTTTTTCCTACCACTAATCTTTGCTTTTCTTCATTTGGCATTTGCCTATCACATGTTGAGCTTGATTTTATCTGCTTTAGGGGTGCTGAATGCCACACTCATGTTAGTGGTGACTCTGGGTGTTTGCGCTCTGTTTATTGCAGTATATGTCGGTGTCTTTCTCATCACATCTCGCAGCTATCGTAAAATTGTGGCTATGTGA
- a CDS encoding SpaA isopeptide-forming pilin-related protein: MNKRIRALLHLIILFLGVILPSLAPLTQVQAAEIGNAITEMSIKNSSGGELTQGVDIWETFRVYAKFVLPDNQVHQGDTTTITLPSEYAFGNSSAIELKDSSDNVVANGFLDSTNKTITLTYTNYVEQKSGVQGEFFFYARVDHDVVRQEGDLNGGFTVGGRMLYPGIVHYNGPPKRYDSKIEKSSYQAAEDGKNEVHYNIAINRNMEHYTDVTITDKITSPNFKIMRDSIRVYKIAWRWNNGDWVRDSTEDVTANFQSKITENAAGDGFTIDLGDMDGFGYLLDYKTKADYDLVDGERVSNSATMTYNGGQTTTSAENRSYQIAGGVGEGYVFTIKLHKVNENGENLQGAEFEVVRDRSGAVVGKLTTDSNGNANLGDLLRDDYTIREVTPPTGYDKLTEEIKIGSQDFGTDKSVSREIVNKKTVTEQDVTFKKVDPNGKEIPGAQLKIYKGDHVDQEEAPVADWTSEENTSKVIKLSPGTYTLTEANAPAGYQYVEDITFTVGANGTVALVKKGAEDTVQAAGSILTITDKEDNSPKAITFSKVNLGGTEIAGAQIKIFKGNKAQGQALESWTSEANQSKDINLAPGTYTFHEEAAPTGYLKVTDITFQVKHDGTVEVTNVGEKDSKGENNKVVTDGATLKVTDKDDDSERDVAIKKVDPNGKEIPGAKLKLYKGSQIRPEAKPLAEWTSEANASKVVKLAPGTYSLKESLAPAGFVAVEDIKFTVHFDGTITVDAKGATDSVEANGLVLTVTDKEDNSLKAITFSKVNLGGTEIAGAEIKIYKGDKAEGAAVESWTSEANQSKDINLAPGTYTFHEEAAPTGYLKVTDITFQVKTDGTVEVTNVGEKDAKGESNTVATNGSTVTVTDKDDDLPRKITFSKVNLGGTEIAGAEIKIYKGDKAEGQAVESWTSEAGKSKDLNLAPGTYTFHEEAAPTGYLKVTDITFQVKHDGTVEVTNVGEKDSKGETNTVATNGSTVTVTDKDNDLPRKVTFSKVNLGGTEIAGAQIKIYKGEKAEGQAVESWTSEAGKSKDINLAPGTYTFHEEAAPTGYLKVTDITFQVKHDGTVEVTNVGEKDAKGQANTVATNGSTVAVTDKDDDLPRKVTFSKVNLGGTEIAGAEIKIYKGEKAEGDAVESWTSEAGKSKDINLAPGTYTFHEEAAPTGYLKVTDITFKVKTDGTVEVTNVGEKDSKGEDNRVVANGATLTVTDKDDDSPKAITFSKVNLGGTEIAGAQIKIYKGNKAEGTAVESWTSEAGKSKDINLVPGTYTFHEEAAPTGYLKVTDITFQVKYDGTVEVTSVGEKDAKGEANTVATNGSTVTITDKDDDLPRKVTFSKVNLGGAEIAGAEIKIYKGEKAEGNAVESWTSEAGKSKYINLAPGTYTFHEEAAPTGYLKVTDITFQVKHDGTVEVTNVGEKDSKGEENKVVTNGSTVTVTDKDDDSPKAITFSKVNLGGTEIAGAQIKIYKGNKAEGQAVESWTSEAGKSKELNLTPGTYTFHEEAAPTGYLKVTDITFQVKTDGTVEVTNVGEKDSKGEENKVVTNGSTVTVTDKDDNLPRKVTFSKVNLGGTEIAGAEIQIFQGKEATGNPVAKWTSEANTSHELGLAPGIYTFHEAAAPTGYLAVTDIVFQVNLDGTVTVVNANGNTVEYKDGKLVVTDQTKPTGPDKDPSKKTDEPDPKKSNQDKPIEKDQDKPGDKGKTKKILPFTGTEISFTLLAFGLILIVGCGVYFGIRFKK, encoded by the coding sequence ATGAACAAAAGGATTAGAGCATTGCTCCACCTTATTATTCTTTTTTTAGGAGTAATTCTGCCATCTTTGGCTCCACTGACTCAGGTGCAAGCAGCTGAGATTGGTAATGCTATCACGGAGATGAGTATAAAGAATTCTTCTGGTGGAGAATTAACGCAGGGGGTTGATATTTGGGAAACTTTTCGAGTTTACGCAAAGTTTGTCTTGCCGGATAACCAAGTACATCAAGGGGACACGACAACAATCACCTTGCCTTCTGAGTATGCTTTTGGGAACTCTTCAGCTATTGAACTTAAGGACAGCTCGGATAATGTAGTTGCAAATGGATTTTTGGATTCAACCAACAAGACCATTACTTTGACCTATACAAATTATGTTGAGCAAAAGTCTGGTGTCCAAGGAGAATTCTTCTTCTATGCACGAGTTGACCATGATGTTGTGAGACAAGAAGGTGACTTGAATGGTGGATTTACCGTAGGAGGTCGGATGTTGTATCCGGGAATCGTCCATTATAATGGACCACCCAAAAGATATGACTCAAAAATTGAGAAGAGCTCTTATCAGGCAGCAGAAGACGGTAAGAATGAAGTTCATTACAATATTGCGATTAACCGCAATATGGAACATTATACCGATGTAACGATAACTGACAAGATTACCTCGCCTAATTTTAAAATCATGAGAGACTCAATTCGAGTCTATAAAATTGCTTGGCGCTGGAATAATGGAGATTGGGTGCGGGATTCAACAGAAGACGTGACAGCTAATTTCCAATCAAAAATTACGGAAAATGCCGCTGGTGATGGATTCACGATTGATCTTGGCGACATGGATGGTTTCGGGTATTTGCTGGACTATAAGACAAAAGCAGATTACGATCTTGTTGATGGTGAGCGTGTTTCCAATAGTGCTACCATGACCTATAACGGTGGTCAAACAACGACATCAGCTGAAAATCGCTCTTATCAGATTGCCGGCGGTGTTGGAGAAGGCTATGTTTTCACTATTAAGCTTCATAAGGTTAATGAAAATGGTGAGAACCTGCAAGGTGCAGAATTTGAAGTTGTTCGTGATCGAAGCGGAGCAGTTGTCGGAAAATTAACCACAGATTCTAACGGGAATGCCAACTTGGGTGACTTGTTGCGCGATGATTATACCATCCGTGAAGTGACTCCTCCTACAGGATATGATAAATTAACTGAGGAAATTAAGATTGGTTCCCAGGATTTTGGAACAGACAAATCTGTATCGCGCGAGATCGTCAATAAGAAGACGGTAACCGAGCAGGATGTAACTTTCAAAAAAGTAGATCCAAACGGGAAAGAAATTCCTGGTGCGCAACTGAAAATCTATAAAGGTGATCATGTTGATCAGGAAGAAGCTCCTGTTGCAGACTGGACTTCAGAAGAAAATACTTCTAAAGTGATAAAATTGTCTCCAGGAACCTATACACTGACTGAAGCGAATGCTCCTGCTGGTTATCAATATGTAGAAGACATCACATTTACAGTAGGTGCTAATGGCACTGTTGCTCTTGTGAAAAAAGGAGCAGAAGATACTGTTCAAGCAGCAGGCTCAATTCTGACGATTACCGACAAGGAGGACAATAGTCCTAAAGCCATTACCTTCAGTAAGGTCAACCTAGGTGGTACTGAGATTGCTGGTGCTCAAATTAAGATTTTCAAGGGCAACAAAGCTCAGGGTCAAGCTCTTGAAAGCTGGACATCCGAAGCTAATCAGTCTAAGGACATCAACTTAGCACCCGGTACTTATACCTTCCATGAGGAAGCAGCTCCAACCGGTTACCTCAAAGTGACCGACATCACATTCCAAGTCAAACATGACGGCACAGTAGAAGTGACCAATGTCGGTGAGAAAGACTCCAAAGGTGAAAACAATAAAGTTGTGACTGACGGAGCAACCTTGAAGGTAACAGACAAGGATGACGACTCAGAACGTGATGTGGCGATCAAGAAAGTAGATCCAAACGGGAAGGAAATCCCTGGTGCGAAATTGAAACTCTACAAAGGCAGTCAGATTCGTCCTGAAGCTAAGCCTCTTGCAGAGTGGACATCCGAAGCCAACGCATCTAAGGTGGTTAAGTTAGCTCCAGGGACCTATTCTCTGAAAGAAAGCCTTGCTCCTGCTGGATTTGTAGCTGTAGAAGATATTAAGTTCACAGTTCATTTTGATGGTACCATTACAGTTGATGCTAAAGGTGCAACAGATTCTGTTGAAGCAAATGGCTTGGTTCTTACTGTAACCGATAAAGAGGACAATAGTCTGAAAGCCATTACTTTCAGTAAGGTCAACCTCGGCGGTACTGAGATTGCTGGCGCAGAGATTAAGATCTACAAGGGAGACAAAGCTGAAGGTGCAGCCGTTGAAAGCTGGACTTCCGAGGCTAATCAGTCTAAGGACATCAACTTAGCACCTGGCACTTACACTTTCCATGAGGAAGCCGCACCAACAGGTTACCTCAAAGTAACCGACATCACTTTCCAAGTCAAAACAGACGGAACAGTGGAAGTGACTAATGTTGGCGAGAAAGACGCTAAGGGTGAATCTAACACCGTTGCAACTAATGGTTCAACTGTTACGGTGACTGACAAAGATGATGACCTACCGCGTAAGATTACCTTTAGTAAGGTTAACCTAGGTGGTACTGAAATTGCCGGTGCAGAGATTAAGATCTACAAAGGCGATAAAGCTGAAGGCCAAGCAGTAGAAAGCTGGACTTCAGAAGCTGGCAAGTCCAAAGACCTTAACTTGGCACCAGGTACTTATACCTTCCATGAGGAAGCCGCTCCAACAGGCTACCTCAAAGTGACCGACATCACCTTCCAAGTCAAGCATGATGGTACAGTGGAAGTGACCAATGTTGGCGAGAAAGACTCTAAGGGCGAAACTAACACCGTTGCGACAAATGGTTCGACTGTTACAGTAACCGATAAGGATAATGATCTCCCGCGTAAGGTGACTTTCAGTAAAGTAAACCTAGGCGGTACTGAGATTGCCGGTGCTCAAATCAAGATTTACAAGGGCGAAAAAGCTGAAGGCCAAGCAGTAGAAAGCTGGACATCCGAAGCTGGTAAGTCTAAGGACATCAACTTAGCACCCGGTACTTATACCTTCCATGAGGAAGCCGCACCAACGGGCTACCTCAAAGTAACGGATATCACCTTCCAAGTCAAACATGACGGCACAGTGGAAGTGACCAATGTTGGTGAGAAGGACGCTAAGGGCCAAGCTAACACCGTAGCGACAAACGGTTCAACTGTTGCAGTGACTGACAAGGACGATGATCTCCCACGTAAGGTGACCTTCAGTAAGGTCAACCTTGGCGGTACTGAAATTGCCGGTGCTGAGATCAAGATTTACAAGGGCGAGAAAGCTGAAGGCGATGCAGTTGAAAGCTGGACATCCGAAGCTGGTAAGTCTAAAGACATCAACTTAGCACCTGGTACTTATACCTTCCATGAGGAAGCCGCTCCAACAGGCTACCTCAAAGTGACCGACATCACTTTCAAAGTGAAAACTGACGGAACAGTAGAAGTGACCAATGTCGGAGAGAAAGACTCTAAGGGTGAAGACAACCGTGTTGTAGCGAATGGTGCAACTCTAACTGTAACCGATAAAGACGATGACAGTCCCAAAGCGATTACTTTCAGTAAAGTAAACCTTGGTGGTACAGAAATCGCAGGAGCTCAAATCAAGATCTACAAGGGCAACAAGGCTGAAGGCACAGCAGTCGAAAGCTGGACTTCTGAAGCTGGTAAGTCTAAGGATATAAATTTAGTACCTGGCACTTACACCTTCCATGAGGAGGCAGCCCCAACCGGTTACCTTAAGGTTACCGACATCACATTCCAAGTCAAGTATGACGGTACAGTGGAAGTGACTAGCGTAGGAGAAAAAGACGCTAAGGGCGAAGCTAACACCGTTGCAACCAATGGTTCAACAGTAACTATTACCGACAAGGACGATGATCTCCCACGTAAGGTGACATTCAGCAAAGTCAACCTCGGTGGTGCTGAAATCGCCGGTGCTGAGATCAAGATTTACAAGGGCGAGAAAGCTGAAGGAAACGCAGTCGAAAGCTGGACATCCGAAGCAGGTAAGTCTAAGTACATCAACTTGGCACCTGGCACTTATACCTTCCATGAGGAAGCGGCTCCAACGGGTTACCTCAAAGTAACGGACATCACATTCCAAGTCAAACATGATGGAACGGTGGAAGTGACCAATGTCGGAGAGAAAGACTCCAAGGGTGAAGAGAACAAGGTCGTAACCAACGGCTCAACTGTTACAGTAACGGATAAAGACGATGATAGTCCCAAAGCGATTACTTTCAGTAAAGTAAACCTTGGTGGTACAGAAATCGCAGGAGCTCAAATCAAGATCTACAAGGGCAACAAGGCAGAAGGCCAAGCAGTAGAAAGCTGGACATCTGAAGCTGGTAAGTCTAAAGAATTGAACTTGACTCCAGGTACTTACACCTTCCATGAGGAAGCGGCACCAACCGGCTACCTCAAAGTGACAGACATTACTTTCCAAGTAAAAACTGACGGAACAGTAGAAGTAACAAATGTTGGTGAGAAAGACTCCAAGGGTGAAGAGAACAAGGTCGTAACCAACGGCTCAACTGTTACAGTAACGGATAAGGACGATAATCTTCCACGTAAGGTAACCTTCAGTAAGGTCAACCTCGGCGGTACTGAGATTGCTGGTGCAGAGATTCAAATTTTCCAAGGCAAAGAGGCAACTGGCAATCCTGTAGCAAAATGGACTTCAGAAGCAAATACATCGCATGAGCTTGGATTAGCTCCTGGGATATATACCTTCCATGAAGCTGCAGCCCCAACCGGTTACCTAGCTGTTACCGACATCGTGTTCCAAGTGAATCTCGATGGCACAGTAACAGTCGTAAATGCCAATGGAAATACAGTAGAATACAAGGATGGGAAGTTAGTCGTAACTGACCAAACGAAACCGACTGGCCCAGACAAGGATCCGTCTAAAAAAACAGATGAACCAGATCCGAAAAAATCAAATCAAGATAAACCAATAGAAAAAGACCAAGATAAACCTGGAGATAAGGGGAAGACGAAGAAAATTCTGCCTTTCACAGGTACAGAAATCAGCTTTACGCTACTTGCTTTCGGTCTGATTCTGATAGTTGGTTGTGGGGTTTATTTCGGGATCCGTTTCAAAAAATAA
- a CDS encoding S41 family peptidase has translation MENVSLFCYNQIRNPNKKGCVIMKKVLLGCLGTVLVLLALLIGFLAYFGPDYGIFLFPPSPQDYARSVVKKLDFGLYTDKDWENEKKKALEKLESAKTYQDTYPVLEELTKEAGGKHSYFLSPQDNPENSPESKNQPEVQNREGILYLKVPAFTGDAQAAKTYANKLSAALKKDDYQAVLVDLRDNTGGNMYPMIAGLSSLLPDEDLFQFVEKNGSKSAVSRSDVLKQLGLEQTDEKAKKVQIAVLINGKTGSSGEMTVLAFKGLENVKIFGQPTASYTTGNNYYQLYDGAVLLLTTSSILDRTGKLYENEAIQPDIQTDQPLEEAESWLKEQLGE, from the coding sequence ATGGAAAACGTGTCTCTATTTTGCTATAATCAGATCAGGAATCCTAACAAGAAAGGTTGCGTGATTATGAAAAAAGTCCTTTTAGGTTGCTTGGGAACAGTACTGGTTTTGCTTGCTCTTTTAATAGGTTTTCTAGCCTACTTTGGTCCAGACTATGGAATTTTTCTTTTTCCACCAAGTCCGCAGGACTATGCTCGCTCGGTTGTAAAAAAGCTTGATTTCGGTCTTTATACGGACAAAGATTGGGAAAATGAGAAGAAGAAAGCCTTGGAGAAGCTTGAATCAGCCAAGACTTATCAAGATACCTATCCCGTCTTGGAAGAATTAACCAAAGAGGCTGGCGGGAAGCATTCTTATTTTTTAAGCCCACAGGATAATCCCGAAAATAGTCCAGAAAGCAAAAATCAGCCTGAAGTGCAGAATCGGGAGGGGATTCTCTATTTAAAAGTTCCTGCTTTTACCGGTGATGCACAAGCGGCGAAGACTTATGCCAACAAACTGTCAGCAGCTCTTAAAAAGGATGATTATCAGGCAGTTCTTGTGGATTTGAGAGATAATACCGGCGGGAATATGTATCCGATGATTGCGGGCCTGTCCTCTCTTTTGCCTGATGAAGATCTCTTCCAATTCGTTGAAAAAAATGGAAGCAAGAGCGCGGTTTCGCGATCAGATGTTCTGAAGCAGCTTGGTCTGGAACAGACTGATGAGAAAGCAAAGAAAGTGCAAATAGCCGTCCTTATCAATGGGAAGACAGGCAGCTCAGGAGAAATGACTGTTTTAGCTTTTAAGGGACTGGAAAACGTCAAAATATTTGGTCAGCCAACGGCAAGCTATACTACGGGAAATAATTATTATCAACTGTATGATGGAGCGGTTTTGCTCTTGACTACCTCGAGTATCTTAGATCGCACGGGTAAGCTTTATGAGAATGAGGCAATTCAGCCCGATATCCAAACAGACCAGCCTTTAGAAGAGGCGGAGTCTTGGTTGAAGGAACAGTTAGGAGAATAG
- a CDS encoding amino acid permease: MNIFRKKDASKDRTGMRRHLKIPDLILLGIGAMVGTGIFTITGTGAAKYAGPALTVSIVISALCVSISALFYAEFASRIPANGGAYSYIYAVLGEFPAWLAGWLTIMEFMTAISGVASGWGSYLKGLLSGFGIQLPAALNGTFNPKAGTYVDLLPILVLAFVTGVVLLNSKAALRFNSALVVLKFSALALFIIAGFFFIKPENWSNFAPFGFGEIYGGKVGIMAGASLMFFAFLGFESISMAVDEIKEPQKNVPRGIVLSLSIVTILYILVTLVLTGIVHYSKLDVSDAVAFALRSVGLGWAANYISVVAILTLITVCISMTYALSRMIYSIARDGLLPRSFKKLTETSRVPKNATILVGIASAVCAGIFPLASIASFLNICTLAYLILLALAVLKLRKDQGMPKAGEFKTPLVPLTPILSIIICLSFMTQYTKETWQAFGIALALGSLIYAFYGYRNSEIAVKEE; the protein is encoded by the coding sequence ATGAATATTTTTAGAAAAAAAGATGCCAGCAAGGATAGAACGGGCATGCGCCGTCACTTGAAAATTCCTGATCTGATTTTGCTTGGTATTGGAGCAATGGTAGGAACTGGGATTTTTACCATCACAGGGACTGGAGCGGCCAAATATGCTGGACCTGCTCTGACTGTTTCGATTGTCATTTCAGCTCTTTGTGTGAGTATTTCGGCCCTTTTTTACGCTGAGTTTGCCTCACGGATTCCGGCCAATGGCGGAGCCTATAGTTATATTTATGCGGTTCTGGGAGAATTTCCTGCTTGGCTGGCTGGCTGGCTGACCATCATGGAGTTCATGACCGCTATTTCAGGTGTTGCCTCTGGCTGGGGTTCTTATCTGAAGGGCTTGCTGAGCGGCTTTGGTATCCAGCTGCCGGCAGCTCTGAATGGTACCTTCAATCCAAAAGCAGGTACTTATGTGGACTTGCTGCCTATTCTGGTCTTGGCCTTTGTTACGGGGGTTGTCCTTTTGAACTCAAAGGCCGCCCTGCGCTTCAACTCAGCCTTGGTGGTTCTGAAATTCTCAGCCTTGGCACTCTTTATTATTGCAGGATTTTTCTTCATCAAACCAGAAAATTGGTCTAACTTTGCACCATTTGGCTTTGGAGAAATTTATGGTGGGAAGGTCGGCATCATGGCTGGAGCTTCACTCATGTTCTTTGCTTTTCTAGGCTTTGAGTCCATTTCCATGGCGGTCGATGAAATTAAGGAGCCCCAAAAGAACGTTCCGCGCGGGATTGTTTTGTCCTTGAGCATCGTGACCATTCTCTACATTTTGGTGACCTTGGTCTTAACCGGGATTGTCCACTATAGCAAGCTGGATGTTTCTGATGCGGTGGCCTTTGCCCTGCGCAGTGTCGGACTTGGCTGGGCGGCTAACTATATCTCTGTCGTCGCTATTTTGACTCTGATTACGGTCTGTATCTCCATGACCTACGCCCTGTCGCGGATGATTTACAGTATTGCGCGTGATGGTCTCTTGCCTCGCTCTTTCAAGAAATTGACAGAGACCAGTCGGGTTCCAAAGAATGCAACGATTCTGGTAGGGATTGCCTCAGCTGTCTGTGCCGGTATCTTCCCCTTGGCTAGCATCGCTTCTTTCCTCAATATCTGTACCTTGGCCTATCTGATTTTATTGGCACTTGCTGTCTTGAAATTGCGGAAAGATCAGGGAATGCCAAAAGCTGGAGAATTCAAAACGCCTCTGGTACCTCTGACACCGATTTTGTCCATTATCATCTGCCTGTCCTTCATGACCCAGTATACCAAGGAAACCTGGCAAGCCTTTGGAATTGCCCTAGCGCTGGGAAGTCTCATCTATGCATTCTATGGCTATAGAAACTCAGAAATCGCTGTAAAAGAGGAGTAG
- a CDS encoding ABC transporter ATP-binding protein, which yields MTLLDVQHVKKIYKTRFQGSQVEALKDIHFTVEKGEYVAIMGESGSGKSTLLNILAMLDKPTEGRVFLNGTDTATIKNSQASSFRREKLGFVFQDFNLLDTLSVKDNILLPLVLSRRPITEMMQKLVTTCNELGINKLQEKFPYEISGGQKQRVAVARAIITDPEILLADEPTGALDSKSSAALLDVFDDINARGQTILMVTHSTAAASRAKRVLFIKDGILYNQIFRGDKTERQMFQEISDTLTVMASEVKD from the coding sequence ATGACATTATTAGACGTACAACACGTGAAAAAGATTTATAAAACTCGCTTTCAGGGCAGCCAAGTAGAGGCACTGAAAGACATTCACTTTACGGTAGAAAAAGGCGAGTATGTCGCCATCATGGGGGAGTCAGGCTCTGGGAAATCCACCCTGCTCAACATCCTAGCCATGCTGGACAAGCCGACTGAGGGCCGCGTCTTTCTCAACGGAACTGACACAGCAACCATCAAAAACAGCCAGGCTTCCAGTTTCCGCCGAGAAAAATTAGGATTTGTCTTTCAGGATTTCAACCTGCTGGACACCCTATCAGTCAAGGATAATATTCTTCTGCCGCTAGTCCTCTCTCGTCGTCCCATTACCGAGATGATGCAAAAGCTGGTTACGACTTGCAATGAGCTAGGGATTAACAAGCTACAAGAGAAGTTTCCTTATGAGATTTCTGGTGGTCAAAAGCAGCGGGTAGCAGTGGCTCGGGCCATCATCACAGACCCTGAGATTCTGCTGGCGGACGAGCCGACGGGAGCTTTGGATTCCAAATCTTCGGCAGCTCTGCTTGATGTCTTTGATGATATTAATGCCCGCGGTCAAACCATTCTCATGGTGACCCACTCAACGGCAGCAGCTAGCCGCGCCAAGCGGGTGCTCTTTATCAAGGATGGGATTCTTTATAATCAAATCTTCCGCGGTGACAAGACTGAGCGGCAGATGTTCCAAGAGATTTCTGACACTCTGACAGTTATGGCAAGTGAGGTGAAGGACTAG
- a CDS encoding GNAT family N-acetyltransferase has product MIRKVKLRDAVAIQRLNAECLGYDFDREATEAQLKRLLESDQHLILVVEEDGQVIGYAHAASYDCLYFPSLLNLLALAVAQDFQGQGHGRALMQALREEGKAAGYTGIRINSGISRSAAHEFYRSLGCSEKADQKRFYWGF; this is encoded by the coding sequence ATGATTCGTAAAGTAAAACTAAGAGATGCCGTAGCCATTCAGCGGCTTAATGCAGAGTGCTTGGGTTATGACTTCGATAGGGAAGCGACGGAGGCTCAACTAAAGAGGTTACTAGAGAGTGACCAGCATTTGATTTTGGTAGTTGAAGAAGACGGTCAGGTCATAGGCTATGCTCATGCTGCTAGCTACGACTGTCTCTATTTCCCGTCCTTGCTCAATCTCTTGGCTTTGGCCGTCGCTCAGGATTTTCAAGGGCAGGGACATGGCAGAGCGCTGATGCAAGCTTTGCGTGAAGAGGGAAAAGCAGCAGGCTACACAGGAATTCGGATTAATTCAGGCATTTCCCGCTCCGCAGCCCATGAATTTTATCGCAGCCTCGGCTGCAGCGAAAAAGCAGACCAGAAACGATTTTATTGGGGATTTTAG